A window from Desulfobacterales bacterium encodes these proteins:
- a CDS encoding multiheme c-type cytochrome encodes MTGGDNSLAQPAKNIPKAKEFRIERSMPKEAVACIECHKAEHPGIFADWAHSRHANANITCYDCHKAESFDPDVSQAHYKQYERSDLKYGTKEYKVPVTAVVTPKDCSRCHPDEAKQYSISKHANTQEIIWQIDSWLKQGMNSDFERASGCYHCHGTILKVKDGKLDPATWPNVGVGRVNLDGSKGSCTSCHTRHLFSVMEARKPEACGQCHLGPDHPQIEIYMESKHGDIYTAHGDEYNWKAAPGTWSAGVDYRGPTCASCHMSGSGSVLTSHDVTERLAWESQAPLTIRPQDFKPFSAKTNYQTERDKMKEICKQCHGKTWVDGHFVKYDQVIQEYNEVYYKPAQKMLDELYGKGLLDKTRYFDEELEVEFYELWHHEGRRARFGAAMMAPDYTWWHGFYECKKRYNSFMEKARDLIQHNKKAYKAPDFPNATGNTKPPEEVFGKRK; translated from the coding sequence ATGACCGGCGGTGACAACAGCCTGGCCCAGCCGGCGAAAAACATACCCAAAGCAAAGGAATTCAGGATCGAACGCAGCATGCCCAAGGAGGCGGTGGCCTGCATCGAATGTCACAAGGCCGAGCATCCGGGCATTTTTGCCGACTGGGCCCACAGCCGGCATGCCAATGCCAACATTACCTGTTATGATTGCCACAAGGCCGAGTCTTTTGATCCGGATGTGAGCCAGGCGCATTACAAGCAGTATGAACGCAGCGATCTTAAATACGGCACCAAGGAGTACAAGGTGCCGGTAACTGCCGTGGTGACGCCGAAAGACTGCTCCCGCTGTCACCCGGATGAAGCCAAGCAGTACAGCATCAGCAAGCACGCCAACACCCAGGAAATTATCTGGCAGATCGACTCCTGGCTTAAGCAGGGCATGAACAGTGATTTTGAGCGGGCCAGCGGTTGTTACCACTGCCACGGCACCATCCTCAAAGTCAAGGACGGGAAGCTGGATCCTGCGACCTGGCCCAATGTGGGCGTTGGGCGTGTCAATCTTGACGGCAGCAAGGGTAGCTGCACCAGCTGCCACACCCGCCATCTTTTTTCAGTGATGGAAGCCCGCAAGCCTGAAGCCTGCGGCCAGTGCCACCTGGGGCCGGACCACCCCCAGATCGAGATCTACATGGAGTCCAAACACGGCGATATTTATACGGCCCATGGGGATGAATACAACTGGAAGGCCGCTCCGGGGACGTGGTCGGCCGGGGTGGACTACAGGGGGCCCACCTGCGCGTCGTGCCACATGTCGGGCTCCGGCTCGGTCCTGACCAGTCATGATGTTACCGAGAGACTGGCATGGGAATCCCAGGCCCCGCTGACGATAAGACCCCAGGATTTTAAGCCCTTTTCCGCCAAGACCAACTATCAGACCGAGCGGGACAAGATGAAGGAGATCTGCAAGCAGTGCCACGGCAAGACCTGGGTGGATGGTCATTTTGTCAAATATGACCAGGTTATTCAGGAATATAACGAGGTATATTATAAACCGGCCCAGAAAATGCTCGATGAACTGTATGGCAAAGGCCTGTTGGACAAAACCCGGTATTTCGACGAGGAGCTGGAAGTCGAATTTTATGAGTTATGGCACCATGAAGGCCGCCGGGCCCGGTTTGGCGCCGCCATGATGGCGCCGGATTATACCTGGTGGCACGGTTTTTATGAGTGTAAAAAGCGATACAATTCTTTTATGGAAAAAGCGCGTGATCTGATCCAACACAACAAAAAAGCCTACAAGGCCCCTGATTTTCCCAATGCCACCGGCAATACCAAACCGCCGGAAGAAGTATTCGGCAAGCGTAAATAA
- a CDS encoding RidA family protein encodes MKDIGMRKEIVQWLGREFVFISCEGQSVGNAADEMESIFSRVKAELQEESLTLDHTIRTRLWAADRKSRDLGSDVRAKYNVDQARAATSSYIMPGHFASGARVGLDLIALRPSVPNIEKLIVENVPPRKPINYLVYDSLLVLAGKTVVLPTLEDQLDEILPRITGILTEAGSSWKEVVNVSCYLQRGQKIGILKKGFSKWVKAPLARVETAAVEGYSAEGKLIEVEVTAETHRQQE; translated from the coding sequence ATGAAAGACATCGGCATGCGCAAGGAGATTGTGCAGTGGCTCGGTAGAGAGTTTGTCTTTATCTCATGTGAGGGCCAGAGCGTTGGAAATGCGGCGGATGAAATGGAAAGTATTTTTAGCCGCGTTAAGGCGGAACTACAGGAAGAAAGCCTCACCCTTGATCATACGATCCGTACCCGACTCTGGGCGGCGGACCGCAAGAGCCGCGATCTGGGAAGCGATGTCCGCGCCAAATATAATGTGGATCAGGCGCGGGCGGCAACTTCCAGCTATATCATGCCCGGCCATTTTGCATCAGGGGCCCGGGTCGGCCTGGATCTGATCGCACTGCGGCCGTCGGTGCCGAATATAGAAAAATTAATCGTTGAAAACGTCCCTCCCCGCAAGCCCATCAATTATCTGGTTTATGACTCACTTCTGGTTCTGGCGGGAAAAACGGTGGTTCTCCCCACCCTGGAAGACCAGCTGGATGAAATTCTTCCCCGAATAACAGGGATCCTGACGGAAGCCGGCAGCAGCTGGAAAGAAGTGGTGAACGTGTCATGCTATCTGCAGCGCGGCCAGAAAATCGGAATATTGAAAAAGGGATTTTCAAAGTGGGTGAAAGCGCCCCTGGCCCGGGTGGAGACCGCAGCCGTCGAGGGCTATTCTGCCGAGGGAAAACTCATCGAAGTCGAGGTGACGGCTGAAACGCACAGGCAGCAGGAGTGA
- a CDS encoding thioredoxin domain-containing protein produces the protein MALKAPLIIRCADCGASNKLPPEKAGLSAKCGKCGSVLKNDAARAAPADVFLLRCTQCGTKNRLPTEHIKSGAKCGKCKVPLQTADLFNGEALMITDSNFDMKVTKSPLPVLLFAWAPWCPSCRTFIPIIDNYAAVASGRVRVGKLNVDANPGLSSKFNILSVPFVFIFDNGRLKESMPGAMQQHEIMMKMAHYL, from the coding sequence ATGGCTCTAAAAGCCCCCCTTATCATCCGCTGCGCCGACTGTGGCGCCAGCAATAAATTGCCCCCTGAAAAAGCCGGACTGTCGGCAAAGTGCGGAAAATGTGGTTCCGTTCTCAAAAATGACGCTGCCCGGGCTGCCCCGGCGGACGTGTTCCTGCTCCGGTGTACCCAGTGCGGGACAAAAAACAGACTCCCCACTGAACACATCAAGTCCGGCGCCAAATGCGGGAAATGCAAGGTTCCCTTACAAACGGCGGATTTGTTTAACGGGGAAGCGTTAATGATAACCGACAGTAATTTTGATATGAAAGTGACTAAATCCCCGCTGCCGGTACTTCTGTTTGCGTGGGCGCCGTGGTGCCCCTCCTGCCGCACGTTCATCCCCATAATCGACAACTATGCCGCTGTCGCCAGTGGCAGGGTCCGGGTGGGCAAGCTCAACGTTGATGCCAACCCCGGCCTGTCCTCAAAATTCAATATACTCAGCGTCCCCTTTGTCTTTATTTTTGACAACGGCCGGCTGAAAGAAAGCATGCCGGGGGCGATGCAACAGCATGAGATCATGATGAAAATGGCGCATTATCTTTGA
- a CDS encoding DnaJ domain-containing protein: MAAQDYYTILGVDTDTELPQIKAAYRTLAFKYHPDRNKGDAASAEKMKAVNEAYAVLSHPHKRQEYDRLRQQFGPSAYHQFRQSYNEQDIFKGSDIHQIFEEMARSFGLRGGDDVFKEFYGKGYRSFEFKRPGFSARGFIFSGGINRPGAGRKRMAAPGSLTKLSKFLLEKIGGVRLPEKGKDRQDKIQITPEMARQGGPYAYYLKEQSKKLVVKIPPGIRDGQLIRLAGMGSDGKGGASDGDLYLTVRVRKPVLQKIKDYLGVGLK, from the coding sequence GTGGCAGCGCAAGACTATTATACCATTCTGGGAGTAGACACCGACACGGAACTGCCGCAGATTAAAGCGGCCTATCGGACCCTGGCCTTTAAATATCATCCGGACAGGAACAAGGGGGATGCCGCCAGTGCGGAGAAAATGAAAGCGGTAAATGAAGCCTATGCGGTTTTGTCCCACCCGCACAAAAGGCAGGAATACGACCGGCTGCGGCAACAGTTCGGGCCGTCCGCTTATCATCAGTTCAGGCAAAGCTACAACGAGCAGGACATCTTCAAGGGTTCGGATATTCATCAGATTTTTGAAGAAATGGCCCGGTCCTTCGGCCTAAGGGGCGGTGATGATGTTTTTAAGGAATTTTACGGCAAGGGCTACCGCAGCTTTGAGTTTAAACGTCCGGGGTTTTCCGCCAGGGGCTTTATTTTTTCCGGCGGGATAAACAGGCCGGGAGCGGGCCGGAAGCGGATGGCCGCACCGGGATCTCTGACAAAGCTGTCTAAATTTCTTTTGGAAAAAATCGGCGGCGTCAGGCTCCCTGAAAAGGGAAAGGATCGGCAGGATAAGATTCAGATAACCCCTGAAATGGCCCGGCAGGGCGGGCCGTATGCCTATTATTTGAAAGAACAATCCAAAAAACTGGTGGTTAAGATTCCCCCAGGAATCAGGGACGGGCAGCTCATTCGCCTGGCCGGTATGGGATCCGACGGAAAAGGGGGCGCTTCCGACGGGGATTTGTATCTGACCGTTCGCGTCCGCAAGCCGGTTTTACAGAAAATTAAGGATTATTTGGGGGTCGGACTAAAATAA
- a CDS encoding NADP-dependent isocitrate dehydrogenase, with protein sequence MKKIKVKNPVVELDGDEMARVMWGWIKELLILPYLDINLKYFDYHVQNRDATENRILVEAADAIKKYRVGAKCAAINPDQARVKEFGLKKAWKSPNSGTRNQIGGTLFRQPIIFKNIPRVVPGWKNPIIVARHAFGDLFGGADMTLPRGGKVFLKYVPRDGGEPNEIEVCDIEGPGAALGIFNTEDSVRGFARSCMNFGLERGYPVYLGTKNTELEHYDGLFKNTFQAVYENEFQKQFEKKGIFYEHRMVDELAAFAIKSSGGFVWACKNYDGDIQSDMVAAGFGSLGLMSSMLLTPDGRTVLTEAAHGTVTRHFREHQAGRETYTNPVALLFAWTRAIYYRGLYDDTPEVQHFAETLEGACAATIEAGHMTRDLATLAGGSAWLTTRQFLTKVKDALDQGLSA encoded by the coding sequence ATGAAAAAAATAAAAGTTAAAAACCCGGTGGTGGAGCTCGACGGCGATGAAATGGCGCGGGTGATGTGGGGCTGGATCAAGGAACTGCTGATATTGCCTTATCTTGATATTAATCTGAAATACTTCGATTATCATGTCCAGAACCGCGATGCCACCGAAAACCGTATTCTGGTTGAAGCGGCCGATGCCATCAAGAAATACCGGGTGGGGGCCAAATGTGCCGCGATCAATCCCGATCAGGCCCGTGTAAAGGAGTTCGGCCTTAAAAAAGCCTGGAAGTCCCCCAACAGCGGCACCCGCAACCAGATCGGCGGGACGCTTTTCCGGCAGCCCATCATTTTCAAAAACATCCCCCGGGTGGTGCCGGGCTGGAAAAACCCCATTATTGTGGCGCGGCACGCCTTTGGCGACCTCTTCGGCGGGGCTGATATGACCCTGCCCCGCGGGGGCAAGGTGTTTTTAAAATATGTGCCCCGGGACGGCGGGGAACCCAATGAGATTGAAGTCTGCGACATCGAGGGTCCGGGTGCCGCCCTGGGAATTTTCAACACCGAAGACTCTGTGCGGGGGTTTGCGCGCTCCTGCATGAATTTTGGTCTTGAAAGGGGTTATCCGGTCTACCTGGGAACCAAAAACACGGAGCTGGAACACTACGACGGCCTGTTTAAAAACACATTTCAGGCGGTCTACGAAAATGAATTTCAGAAACAGTTTGAAAAGAAGGGAATCTTCTACGAACATCGCATGGTGGATGAGCTGGCGGCTTTTGCGATCAAATCCTCAGGGGGGTTTGTCTGGGCCTGCAAGAATTACGACGGCGACATTCAGTCGGACATGGTGGCGGCGGGATTCGGGTCCCTGGGTTTGATGTCTTCCATGCTGCTGACGCCGGACGGCCGGACGGTTCTTACCGAAGCGGCCCATGGAACCGTTACCCGCCATTTTCGTGAGCACCAGGCCGGGCGCGAAACCTACACCAATCCGGTGGCCCTGCTTTTTGCCTGGACGCGCGCCATTTATTATCGGGGTTTGTATGACGATACGCCGGAGGTGCAACATTTTGCAGAAACCCTGGAGGGGGCCTGTGCCGCAACAATCGAAGCCGGACACATGACCCGGGACCTGGCGACGCTGGCCGGCGGTTCAGCCTGGCTGACAACCCGCCAGTTCCTTACCAAGGTAAAGGACGCGTTGGACCAGGGTCTGTCTGCGTAA
- a CDS encoding alpha/beta fold hydrolase, whose amino-acid sequence MSTDHTLAGFIPPFYLRSAMLQSFLGSNRPGRRRAGPMISSARPLIIDTEGGVRLSGALSLSAAAPARGLMILLHGWEGSIDSSYVTATAQHLFHHGFSIFRLNFRDHGNSHSLNKGLFYATLLDEVYQAVMTAARITPGIPVFLCGFSLGGNFALRIARKWSLTPPRDIDLKHVIAISPVLDPSKATDAIDNHRIIRRYFLKKWQRSLEMKQQLFPERYDFTEILALSNIRQMTEKLLRRYSPYPNAAAYFAGYTLCGRDLEAISIPTTIITSKDDPIIPVEDFYHLSAHKHLRLMIHLYGGHNGFITNWRGRTWYERYLLDVVD is encoded by the coding sequence ATGAGTACCGATCACACCCTTGCAGGCTTCATCCCCCCGTTTTATCTGCGCAGCGCCATGTTGCAGAGCTTTCTGGGAAGCAATCGGCCCGGTCGCCGGCGCGCCGGCCCCATGATTTCTTCCGCCAGGCCCCTCATCATCGACACCGAAGGGGGCGTAAGGCTCAGCGGCGCCCTGTCCCTGTCGGCGGCAGCACCCGCCCGGGGGCTGATGATATTATTGCATGGATGGGAAGGCAGTATCGATTCTTCTTATGTGACAGCCACGGCACAACATCTTTTTCATCACGGTTTCAGCATTTTCCGGTTGAATTTTCGCGATCACGGAAATTCGCATTCTCTCAACAAGGGCCTGTTTTACGCCACCTTGCTGGATGAGGTCTATCAGGCCGTAATGACTGCCGCCCGCATAACCCCCGGCATCCCTGTATTTTTGTGCGGCTTTTCCCTGGGCGGCAATTTTGCACTGCGCATCGCGCGCAAATGGTCCCTCACACCGCCAAGGGATATCGACCTTAAGCATGTCATTGCCATCAGCCCTGTCCTGGATCCATCCAAGGCCACCGACGCAATTGACAACCACCGCATTATCCGGCGCTATTTCCTGAAAAAGTGGCAGCGCTCCCTGGAGATGAAACAGCAGCTGTTCCCGGAGCGCTATGACTTCACCGAGATCCTGGCGCTGTCCAATATTCGGCAGATGACCGAGAAACTGTTGCGCCGCTATTCGCCGTATCCAAATGCCGCAGCATACTTTGCCGGCTACACCCTTTGCGGCCGCGACCTGGAAGCCATATCGATCCCCACCACCATCATCACGTCAAAAGACGACCCCATCATTCCGGTTGAAGATTTTTATCATTTGTCCGCCCACAAACACCTTCGTCTGATGATTCATCTTTACGGCGGTCACAACGGATTCATCACCAACTGGCGCGGACGCACCTGGTATGAACGCTACTTGCTGGATGTGGTAGATTAA